A window of Pseudomonas alcaliphila JAB1 genomic DNA:
CAGCGATAGATTTCCGCCGTGACCAGCGTGGGCAGCAGTGCAGCGATCAACAACCAGTAGCGCATGTTCATCCTCCGTGAGAGACATACGGCAGCTTATACCGCCACGCGCCCCTGAAGAACGCCGAACGACCGAAGGCTCAGAGTGTGGCCGGACTGACCTTGGCCGCCGGCGCCGGACTGTGATGCCCCAGCTGCTCCAGCGTCTGCAGACGCGCGCGGGCGCGGTAGGCGTACTCGCTGGCCGGATAGCGCGTGATGATGAACTGGTAGGTCTGCGCGGCATCGACGAACAGGCTCTCGCGCTCCAGGCATTGACCGCGCAGCAGGGAAATCTCCGGCTGCAGGTAATTGCGTGAGCGGCTCTTGCGCTCGGCCTGCGACAGCTCCAGCGCGACACGGGCGCAATCGCCTTCGTTGTAGGCGCGATAGGCGTTGTTCAGATGATGGTCGAGCGAGACACGGGTGCAACCCGCAGCAACCAGGGCCACGGCCAGAATAATCAGGGTACGCATGGGCAATTCCTCCAATGAGCAGTGTATCGACAGCCCAGGCAAAAACTGAACAGCGGCAAGCCAACGACGGATTTTCTGGCTGCGCCTTGGCATGACGCCACTGCCTCTCACTTTATCAACGCCAGCGCCACGACCGCTCGTCCGCTCGAGCCGGCGCTAAATCCCCGTCTGCGCTGACCCATATCAATGCCGTTCAGCGCAACAGGGTGTGTAATGCAAATACAGACTCCAGGCGAGGACGCTGCCATGAAACTGCAACGACTGTTGGTCGTCATCGACGCCGAACACCAGCAACAACCCGCCCTGCAACGCGCAGCCGATGTGGCACGCAAGACCGGCGCCGAATTGCACCTGTTGCAGATCGAATACCACCCAAGCCTGGAAAGCGGCCTGCTGGACAGCCATCTGCTCAACCGCGCCCGTGAAACCATCCTGCGACAGAGCCACGAGGCCCTGCGTGCCAGCGTCGCTCACCTGAGCGATGAAGGATTCAAGATCGAAGTGGACGTGCGCTGGGGCAAGCGCCGCGACGAAGAGATCCTTTCCCGCGTCGCGGTGCTGCAACCGGACATCCTGTTCAAATCGACTCATCCCAGCAGTGCGCTGCGCCGCCTGTTGTTCAGTGATACCAGTTGGCAGCTGATTCGTCGCTGCCCGGTGCCGCTGTGGCTGGTACACGACGCCGAGCCCCATGGTCAGAGCCTGTGCGCCGCGCTCGACCCACTGCACAGCGCGGACAAACCTGCCGCCCTCGATCATCAGTTGATTGATACCAGCCAGACCCTGCAGGCCGAGCTCGGCTTACAGGCCCAATACCTGCATGCACAGGCGCCGCTGCCGCGGTCGCTGCTGTTCGACGCCGAGGTAGCGCAGGAATATGAGGACTACGTGACCCAGTGCAGCCGCGAGCACCGCGAAGCCTTCGACAAGCTGATCGCCCAGCACGCCATCGATAGAGCACAGGCCCACCTGCTGGACGGTTTTGCCGAGGAAGTCATTCCGCGTTTCGTGCGTGAGCACAATATCGGCCTGCTGGTGATGGGCGCCATCGCCCGCGGCCATCTGGACAGCCTGCTGATCGGCCATACCGCAGAACGGGTGCTAGAACGTGTCGAGTGCGATCTGCTGGTGATCAAACCGCACGGCAAAGGGTAGTGCACAGGAACAATGACTACAGCCCGGCGCCGTAGTAGCCTCCCGGTCATAGTTCACTAGGGAGTTCGTGCATGACCTTTCGCCGCACCAAAATCGTCGCCACCCTGGGCCCGGCCAGCAGCTCACCGGAAGTGCTGGAGCAACTGATCCTCGCCGGTCTCGACGTGGCCCGTCTGAACTTCTCCCACGGCACGCCGGACGACCACAAGGCGCGCGCCGCCCTGGTTCGCGAGCTAGCCGCCAAGCACGGCCGCCACGTCGCCCTGCTCGGCGACCTGCAAGGTCCGAAAATCCGTATCGCCAAATTCGAGAACAAGCGCATCGAACTCAAGGACGGCGATCTGTTCCGCCTCTCCTCCAGCCACTCGCGTACGGCCGGCACCCAGGAAGTGGTCGGTATCGACTACCCGGCACTGATCCAGGACTGCGATGTCGGTGACGAACTGCTGCTCGACGACGGCCGCGTGGTCATGCGCGTCGAACTCAAGGGCGCGAACGAACTGCACTGCCGCGTACTGATCGGCGGCCCGCTGTCGGACAACAAGGGCATCAACCGCCGCGGCGGCGGCCTGACTGCGCCAGCGCTGACCGAGAAAGACAAGGCCGACATCAAGGTCGCCGCCGAGATGGACGTGGATTACCTGGCCGTGTCCTTCCCGCGTGATGCCGCCGACATGGACTACGCCCGTCGCCTGCTCACCGAAGCCGGCGGCACCGCCTGGCTGGTGGCCAAGATCGAACGCGCCGAAGCCGTGGCCGATGATGAAACGCTGGACGGCCTGATCCGCGCCAGTGACGCGGTGATGGTCGCCCGTGGCGACCTGGCCGTGGAAATCGGCGACGCCGAGCTGGTCGGTATCCAGAAGAAGATCATCGCCCACGCCCGTCGCCTGAACAAAGCGGTGATCACCGCCACCCAGATGATGGAGTCGATGATCCACAGCCCGATGCCGACCCGTGCCGAAGTCTCCGACGTGGCCAACGCCGCGCTGGACTACACCGATGCGGTGATGCTCTCGGCCGAAAGCGCCGCCGGCGAATACCCGGTCGAAGCCGTACAGGCCATGGCTCGTGTGTGTCTGGGCGCCGAGAAACACCCGACCAGCAAGCAGTCCAGCCACCGCATCGGTCGCCAGTTCCAGCGTTGCGACGAGAGCGTGGCCCTGGCAACCATGTACACCGCCAACCACTTCCCGGGCGTCAAGGCCATCATCAGCCTCACCGAGAGTGGCTACAGCCCGCTGATCATGTCGCGCATCCGCTCGTCGATCCCGATCTTCGCCTTTACCCCGCACCGCGAAGCCCAGGCCCGCGTGGCACTGTTCCGTGGCGTCTACACCGTGCCGTTCGACCCGGCCTCGCTGCCAGCGAACAAGGTCAGCCAGGCGGCAGTGGACGAGCTGCTCAAGCGCGGCGTGGTCGAGCCAGGCGACTGGGTCATTCTGACCAAGGGCGACAGCTACCATGGCACCGGTGGCACCAACACCATGAAGATCCTGCACGTCGGCGATCAGATGGTGTGATCCACCCTTGAATGCAAAAGGCCGCTCATCGAGCGGCCTTTTGTTTTTGGGGAGCGGGCTACCGCACCGAGGTACGACACTGAATATCCCCGGTGCGCACAGCGCACCCTACCGACTGGGAGCAGAGCCGGAGATCAGGAAAACCGAGAGAAATCCGGCTTTCTGCGCTGCATGAAGGCCGTCAACGCCTCGACGGCCTCTGGCGAGCGCAGGCGCTGGCCGAACAGGGCGCCCTCCTCCTCAATCACCTTGCGCAGCTGCTCGCGATCCGGCGCGCGCATCAGGCGTTTGCTGTCGGCGACCGCCGATGGCGCCAGCTCGAGAAAACGCTGTGCCATCTCGCGAGCCTTGTTCAACATCGCCGCGCCATCCTCCAGCGCCTGGTTGGCGATGCCCCAGGTCGCGGCCTGCTCACCCGTGAAGGACTGACCGAGCAACAGCAGCTCGGCGGCACGTGCATGCCCCAACAAGCGCGGCAGGATCAGGCTGGAGCCATATTCGGGGCACAGACCAAGATTGACGAAGGGCATTTTCAACTGCGCATCACGGCTGACGTAGACCAGGTCGCAGTGCAGCAACAAGGTGGTACCTATCCCCACCGCCGGGCCAGCCACTGCGGCGACCACCGGTTTGCTGAACTCGAACAGCGCGCGCATGAACTGGAACACTTCGCTGTTCAAGCCGCTGGGCGGCGCCTGGATGAAGTCGG
This region includes:
- a CDS encoding universal stress protein produces the protein MKLQRLLVVIDAEHQQQPALQRAADVARKTGAELHLLQIEYHPSLESGLLDSHLLNRARETILRQSHEALRASVAHLSDEGFKIEVDVRWGKRRDEEILSRVAVLQPDILFKSTHPSSALRRLLFSDTSWQLIRRCPVPLWLVHDAEPHGQSLCAALDPLHSADKPAALDHQLIDTSQTLQAELGLQAQYLHAQAPLPRSLLFDAEVAQEYEDYVTQCSREHREAFDKLIAQHAIDRAQAHLLDGFAEEVIPRFVREHNIGLLVMGAIARGHLDSLLIGHTAERVLERVECDLLVIKPHGKG
- the pyk gene encoding pyruvate kinase, which gives rise to MTFRRTKIVATLGPASSSPEVLEQLILAGLDVARLNFSHGTPDDHKARAALVRELAAKHGRHVALLGDLQGPKIRIAKFENKRIELKDGDLFRLSSSHSRTAGTQEVVGIDYPALIQDCDVGDELLLDDGRVVMRVELKGANELHCRVLIGGPLSDNKGINRRGGGLTAPALTEKDKADIKVAAEMDVDYLAVSFPRDAADMDYARRLLTEAGGTAWLVAKIERAEAVADDETLDGLIRASDAVMVARGDLAVEIGDAELVGIQKKIIAHARRLNKAVITATQMMESMIHSPMPTRAEVSDVANAALDYTDAVMLSAESAAGEYPVEAVQAMARVCLGAEKHPTSKQSSHRIGRQFQRCDESVALATMYTANHFPGVKAIISLTESGYSPLIMSRIRSSIPIFAFTPHREAQARVALFRGVYTVPFDPASLPANKVSQAAVDELLKRGVVEPGDWVILTKGDSYHGTGGTNTMKILHVGDQMV
- a CDS encoding enoyl-CoA hydratase, with translation MSEHLHIERDGGLLTLRMHRPDKKNALTRAMYAGMAEVLDEAERDPSVRVVLLTGGETCFTSGNDVADFIQAPPSGLNSEVFQFMRALFEFSKPVVAAVAGPAVGIGTTLLLHCDLVYVSRDAQLKMPFVNLGLCPEYGSSLILPRLLGHARAAELLLLGQSFTGEQAATWGIANQALEDGAAMLNKAREMAQRFLELAPSAVADSKRLMRAPDREQLRKVIEEEGALFGQRLRSPEAVEALTAFMQRRKPDFSRFS